The following coding sequences are from one Salvia hispanica cultivar TCC Black 2014 chromosome 3, UniMelb_Shisp_WGS_1.0, whole genome shotgun sequence window:
- the LOC125213612 gene encoding serine/threonine-protein kinase PBS1 — MGCFPCFDSRDDEKPSLNKERDDHKEVQIAVPSNISKLSSGGDRLKTRSNVGPRREASGLKDLPDSQIAAQTFTFRELAAATNNFRPESFLGEGGFGRVYKGRLHNGQVVAVKQLDRNGLQGNREFLVEVLMLSLLHNPHLVNLLGYCADGDQRLLVYEFMPLGSLEDHLHDLPPDKEPLDWSTRMKIAAGAAKGLEHLHDKANPPVIYRDFKSSNILLGEGFVPKLSDFGLAKLGPTGDKSHVSTRVMGTYGYCAPEYAMTGQLTVKSDVYSFGVVFLEIITGRKAIDSTRPQGEQNLVAWVRPFFNDRKRYVKLADPRLQGKFPIRGLYQALAVASMCTQEQAAARPLIGDVVTALSYLANHSYDPSHSNKDERGGKLLRNEEGAGSGRKWDVEGGSERDDSPRETAKMLNRDLERERAVAEAKMWGENWREKRRQSAQGGSFDANNG, encoded by the exons atggggTGTTTTCCTTGTTTTGATTCAAGAGATGATGAGAAGCCCAGTCtcaataaagagagagatgatcACAAGGAGGTTCAAATTGCTGTCCCTTccaatatatcaaaattatcttCTG GGGGGGATAGGCTGAAGACGAGGAGCAATGTTGGCCCGAGGAGGGAGGCATCAGGACTGAAGGACTTGCCAGATTCTCAGATTGCTGCGCAAACGTTTACTTTTCGCGAACTAGCTGCCGCGACAAATAACTTCAGGCCAGAGTCTTTCCTAGGAGAGGGAGGATTCGGACGTGTATACAAAGGGAGACTTCATAACGGCCAG GTTGTTGCTGTTAAGCAGTTGGACAGAAATGGGCTTCAAGGTAATCGAGAATTTCTCGTTGAGGTTCTAATGCTCAGCCTTCTCCACAATCCTCACTTGGTGAATCTATTGGGCTATTGTGCTGATGGGGATCAGAGGCTTCTCGTCTATGAATTTATGCCGTTGGGCTCACTAGAAGACCATCTCCATG ATCTTCCGCCCGACAAAGAGCCCCTTGACTGGAGCACGAGAATGAAGATAGCAGCCGGCGCAGCCAAAGGATTGGAGCATCTCCACGACAAGGCGAATCCTCCTGTTATTTATAGAGATTTCAAGTCGTCCAACATATTACTCGGCGAAGGGTTTGTCCCAAAGCTTTCCGACTTTGGACTGGCGAAGCTCGGCCCCACAGGAGACAAGTCGCACGTATCCACCAGGGTGATGGGGACCTACGGTTACTGTGCCCCGGAATATGCTATGACGGGGCAATTGACCGTGAAGTCGGACGTTTACAGCTTCGGAGTCGTCTTTTTAGAAATCATAACGGGGCGTAAAGCCATCGACAGCACCAGACCTCAGGGCGAACAGAACCTCGTTGCTTGG GTGCGCCCTTTTTTCAACGACCGTAAGAGGTACGTGAAGTTGGCAGATCCGAGGCTGCAAGGGAAATTCCCGATCCGCGGGCTTTATCAAGCCCTGGCCGTGGCGTCCATGTGCACCCAGGAACAGGCTGCTGCTCGTCCCTTGATCGGTGACGTGGTGACGGCCCTTTCTTACCTGGCAAACCACTCGTACGATCCTAGTCACAGCAACAAAGACGAACGAGGCGGGAAGCTGCTTAGGAATGAGGAGGGTGCTGGGTCCGGAAGGAAGTGGGACGTGGAGGGAGGGTCCGAGAGGGACGATTCTCCGAGGGAGACGGCGAAAATGTTGAACCGGGATCTCGAGAGGGAACGAGCCGTTGCAGAGGCGAAAATGTGGGGCGAGAACTGGAGAGAAAAGAGGCGCCAAAGCGCTCAAGGTGGTAGTTTCGACGCGAACAACGGCTAG